The region CGCCTACCAGGGCTATCCCGTCCCGCTGGACAGCAGCTACCACATCCCGGGCGACCAGAAGTACTGGGACCGGATCAGCGGGCAGAACGGCGGCTGGACGCACATGTTCCCCACCCGCCGGTGGATGATGACCAAGCTGTCGCTGCTGATCGCGGAGAACGCCGGGTGGAAGCTCAACCGCAACCTCACCCCGTTCCTGCCGCCGTCCATCGTCACGACCTCCCTGCCGTCGGCCACGCCGGGCACCGCCTACAGCCAGACGCTGCAGGCCAAGGGCGGCGTGCCGTTCTACGACTGGCAGGTCACCAGCGGCTCCCTGCCCGCCGGGCTGACCCTCGACCGGTTCACCGGGACGATCAGCGGCACCCCCACCACGGCGGGCACGGCCGGCTTCACCGTGCAGCTGCGCGACTACGACAAGCTCAGCACGCCGGTGACCAGGACGTTCCAGCTGACCGTGGGCAGCGGCGGCGGGACCTCCGTGAACGTGGCCGGCAGCGCGACGCCGTCGGCCTCGTACACCTCGCCGTGGGAGAGCGTGGCGGCCATCAACGACGGCATCGACCCGCCCAGCTCCAATGACACCGTCAACAAGCGCTGGGGCACCTGGCCCAACACCGGTGCCCAGTGGGCCGAGCTCACCTGGCCGAGCAGCCAGACCCTCAAGGCCGCCGACGTCTACTTCTTCGACGACAACGACGGCGTCCGCCTGCCGGCCTCCTGGAAGCTCCAGTACTGGAACGGCAGCGCCTACGTCGACGTCCCCGGCACCTACCCGATCGCCGTCAACGCCTACAACCACGTCACGTTCAACCCGATCAGCACCACCCGCCTGCGCGTGGCGCTGCAGAGCGGCCAGGCCTCGGTGGGGCTGCTCGAAGTGAAGGCCTTCACGTAGTTCACCTGGAAAAGGATTCGATGAGGAAGTTCGCCACCCTCAGCGCGCTGGCCGCCCTGGCCGGCGCGCTGTCGGTCCCCTCCCCCAGCCTCGCCGCCCGTCAGGCGGCCCCCGCGCTGGACGTGTTCGACATCTTCTACCGCAAGGTCAACGACTACGGCGTCCAGCTCGTGGACTGGCAGGGCTATCTCGCCAACCCGTACATCGAGCTGACGGTACGCGCGCCGAAGGTCCCCGGCATCAGCTACCCGCTGAAGGTGGACCTGCAGGCCAAGGGCACCTCCCGGCTGATGTTCAACATGCCGAGCGAGCTGACGGCCACCGGCGCGACCAAGTCCTTCACCCTCACCGGCCCCGCCGACCGCGAGGTCGTCCGGCTGGCCATCCACTCCAAGCAGAGCAGCGGCCAGGACGAGCTGCACCAGTGGATCATGAAGACCACGGACGCGTCCGGCGGCACGAACACGCAGACCATGCCGATCAGGGTGCAGCAGGACGAGAAGACCCCGCTCAAACCGTCCATCCCCATCGACTTCGACTACCGCTACGACAACATCACCGGCTACTTCAAGGACCCCGGCGTGCGCAAGGCCGCCGAGGCCGCGGTGCGCAACTGGTTCGCGTTCTTCGACCTGAGGCCGTTCGACACGGTCCCGGCCGGCGACGAGGTCAACAAGCTGCCGGGCGACGACTGGCAGAACGAGGTCGAGGTCTCCAACGCCAAGCCGTACAACGGCATGTACGTGTGGTTCCGCGGCATCCAGACGCCGTACTCGACCGGCTACCCGACCATCAACGGCAAGTTCCACACCCAGAACGTCAAGCCCACCCCCTACCACCGCTCCACCAGCATGATCCTCGAGTACGACGAGCAGCTGATGAAGCTGTTCACCTCGCTGGGCGACGAGGACTGGTGGAAGACCGACCTCGGCCAGGTGATCGACGTCGAGGGTCTGGTCATGCACGAGTACGGCCACGCCGTCGCCTTCCACAGCGACTGGCAGGGCATGGCCGACTACGTGGCCGGCAAGGGCAAGGACGACCAGGAGGTCATCGACTACCAGGGCTACCCCGTGCCGCTCGACAGCAGCTACCACGTGCCCGGCGACGACCCGTACTGGGACCGGCTGAGCGGGCAGAGCGGCGGCTG is a window of Nonomuraea helvata DNA encoding:
- a CDS encoding putative Ig domain-containing protein; this encodes MRKFATLSALAALAGALSVPSPSLAARQAAPALDVFDIFYRKVNDYGVQLVDWQGYLANPYIELTVRAPKVPGISYPLKVDLQAKGTSRLMFNMPSELTATGATKSFTLTGPADREVVRLAIHSKQSSGQDELHQWIMKTTDASGGTNTQTMPIRVQQDEKTPLKPSIPIDFDYRYDNITGYFKDPGVRKAAEAAVRNWFAFFDLRPFDTVPAGDEVNKLPGDDWQNEVEVSNAKPYNGMYVWFRGIQTPYSTGYPTINGKFHTQNVKPTPYHRSTSMILEYDEQLMKLFTSLGDEDWWKTDLGQVIDVEGLVMHEYGHAVAFHSDWQGMADYVAGKGKDDQEVIDYQGYPVPLDSSYHVPGDDPYWDRLSGQSGGWRHVFPTRRWELTKLSLLIAENAGWKLNRKLTPFLKPSIETSAVPAAKTGAAYQQRLQAKGGVPFYDWQVVEGSLPAGLSLDRFTGAITGTPTTAGTATFTVQLRDNDKLSTPVTREYELTVA